AAAATTCTTCTaggtatgtttttctttttactcgCTCTATAAGGTCCAACCTgctccaaaatttattttggTCTAATTAATCATTTTATGTGATTTTTTAAGCTACCGATGTGTAAAATATGACTAATGAAGGTTtatctaatttctttctttgatcTAGTTCCTCTTTggtatttcttttaattttctttttagtgcaatCACTTGGTGAATTGTAAAGTCCTCACGACCGATATACAAAGgaaccattttctcattgagtTTGCCATAAACCTCAATTACCCAATAGTTTGAAAATTTGGAAACATACTTAGTACATGATTTGGTGTTTACATGAAAATATAGCTGATCATGTCTTAAtcataagaaaaaaagattacATCATGATTCCTATTTAAGATTTTTAGCCTAACTCTTTGAAAAGAAAGGTTGTCAGGACATCTAACCGAAGCCTAGTCAACTGGGATCTTTACTAACCTATTTTCAAAACAAAAGTAAAGTTTTAAAAACaagggttttttgcatggatacccttctaaatatcgaattttacgtgaatatccttccaaaattgatatttgcatgtatacctcgtaaaatacttgttttgctgttctacccttttttattcttatttttgcatatatacccatgtCAGTTAAAAAATTagcgatttcaaattaaaatgactaaaatacccttaatggttAGGCGtacaaatagaaatttttataagggtatacaagcaaatagtaactttacaaggatattcatccaattttctatatttagaagggtatatatgcaaaaaaaaacttagtagATGAAAAGAATTTAGATACGTTGATTAATGTGATAGCCTTTATAATCCTGTATTTCTTAGGAAATGCATTTGGTTCTATGACGAGAGGCCTGTTTGTTTATCATGAAtgtaacaaaaatatataataggatttattctcaaataaaatatatggtaTGCAGCTAGAAACCAAAAATAGAGCTTCAATATAGGTTCACAGTAAAAAAtaggaatgaaataaaatcagctacaataatcattattgttcttctaacacttgtaatgatttttttttggttcagattaataaaagaaaaatagtataaatcaataaaagggaagagagggtaacatgatattgaaatatttttttataatcaacAGATAGGAGAGATATGAAAGATTTGAAAGATAGATCGCACCAAAAGATAAGTTTTGCGGttagaagaatttttgtttatcataGGTTGGATTACAGAACTGGGAGGAATAGGAAGGAGATCGCGAGCGAGCTGCACCGCGAACGCCCGCGATCAGGATCCTGATACGCGGGGGGCGGGGGGGAAGCCCACACGGGGTGGGGTGGGGAAGCCGGGCAGGGGGGGAGCCCGCGGGGGTTGGGGAAGCCGGGCGGGGGGGTTGGGAAGCCCGCGGGGGGACGAAGGCTAGAAATACAATAAACTATTTTTGTAAGGgtaatgaacaaaaaaaaaaggataaaaagggaagaagaggaataatATGACAAGAGAAGAAAATGATCTTTTTAATGAGTAGAGCAAGAACAAGAGGAATGACATTAGAGTGGGCCATTGAACAAGTAGGCAGCATATTGAAGGCTTGCTAGTAGTAGAATAGGTATTGGAAAGCTTCATAAGAGCCTCCGGTTGGTGATACATATGCGAAGGAGGAGGTTCCAAGGTAAGAAGAAATAGGGAAAGGAATAAGCAAAGTAAAAGCATCTTGTAAGTTATGTATTTTCACTTTCaatttatgtaaaataaaaattatttcagtATAATAGTGAAAATAAGGTATGAAAGAAagtacaaatcaaaaaaaagttattttttcttctaatatAAGTCTACTCTGCTGCTATGTAAGTAATCTATGCTTTACAAGTGCATAGGTAGACCGCCTAGGCACCTATACAGCACTCTTAACAACACTATCAAAAAGAATGTAAAGCATTTTGGCCAAAGTTTTCGAGAAAAGTTATTTCTGCAATTAACTCCTATTAGTAGTAATTTGGACACTTAAAAGTAAGATAGTCATATCGAGAACCATTATTACTAACTAACTAAGATAGTCATTTCTGCAATTGCGTATCCCTTTTActataaaaagggaaagaaggctTTATTCGGGCTCTAGATGCACTATCTACTAGACAATTGATATCGATAACAACATGGACAAGGCTTCTAAATCTATCCATTACcttttacttttctctttttcctccccCTCCTTGGTGTAGACCTAATTAACTCTAgagtttattttagttttatcaATCATTTTGTGTTGTGTTTTCAATGATTTGATGTATCAATGATGTATGAAATTGGACTATATGAATGTTGTTTTGTTTCATtcttttgatttagttcttttctttggtggTTCTAATTTTTCTTGTTAGTTTAACCACTTGGTGGATTATGAAGTCCTTATGATCGAGTTACTGGATTTTCACAAGGGCATATGGATTGCTAAGAAAATGTTGTCAGTTGTATAATATTGTTTATCAAGTCTAATTTACATTGGTGACCCTTTTgctattagcttaagcttttgcaaTTTGACATATTGTTATCATGGTATCATAACTTTAGATTTTCTAGAAATCATGAGTTAAAATCCTTAAAATACAACCTTCCTAAAATTTGAACCCATAACCTCCTCCTAGAACATGGTTCTGAACATAATGGCAGATTGTCTAATGTGCATATCTTTATAGAAATTGATATGACTAATTATGTAGACCTGAGGACAGGTATTATATACAGGGCTACCATTATCTTGTTAGAagtatataattttctttcctcattttaaaaatcttctatttttttattggtttatttttttatatttgttgtTCTATCATTACACAGATTTTAGAATAAAAGtttcaaatgctcccatctcccTTCCAATTTCTATTCTGTTGTAAAGAAGGATATGCCTAGCAAGTACAATCAGTTGGACCACACCAAGCCTCGTAGGAgccaatgcattcatagatgaaGATCGCAGCAATATTAGCTTCTCGCCAATGACTTTTCCATTAAAGACTATGTGAAGTTTATCCTACacttttctcttcttgttcattgtGCTTCTCTCTATATAACTACGACTGTTGTGTGCATTGTTCGTGTTGAAGCCTTATTGCTTCATGGTACTCGAACTTTGATAAAAATAGATGGCTGGTGgtcggaagaagaaatagagatagAACCAAAATTAGAATCAGTCCAGGGCTGATGTTCATGAAGAGCCACATTGATGAAATGAATACCAAGATATTGAGATAGAAGAATTGATAAGGTAAGTAGATCTCTCGACCATGTATTTGGCTTTTGTCGAGGATCGAACTTCTTTAGACCACACTATGAAGATGATTATGTTGATGATCATGTTGAGGATCGCATTACATAGCCATCTGATTTGACAATCCAATCCTTGAAGGAGTTATATGTTAGGGACACTTCGGATGGGGTGACAAAGATCCTGGATTGGTTGAACACCTTCGCATGCATCATTGAATACAAGGATGTGTCCTAGAAGAGAAGAATGTGAAGCTGGTATCCTGAAAATTTAGAGACCAAGCTTTAGCTTGGTGGGAGAAATTCTAGAAAAGATCATGAGTGGAGGGGCAAACCACACAGCATCTACCTTTCAACCATACCCAAAACTTGTACCAACGCCTCTAGAATTTTCAACATGGCAACATATCTATTGTGATTACATTGAAGCACACTATCAGTTCATTGCTAGAAACAAGTTTATGGTGATGGAGCAATAGATGACCATATACATAGGTGGGCTGCACCAATCAATCCAAGACACCCTCAATCTGCACTTGGACTGTGCATGAGGCATATGATCATGCTATTATTGAAGAGAAGCAGCAAAACCAAAGGATGTTCCAATCTAGAGGACAAGATAATAGATCATAAGAGATGCATGGAGCTGATGTTTAAAGAAATCCTAGTCGAGGAAGACCTGATATCCTCCCATGCCGAGGTGGCCAAAAAGACTCAAGATGGTGGTTCAAATCTCCGTTGTTACAGTTATGGAAAGATAGCTCATACATGAAATAAGTGCacaaaagatcaatttttcctcCAAAATAATAGCTATTAGTTGAGGGTAATGAAGGATCTGATGTACATGAGGACGATATGGGCCCAACCTATGATGAAGTTGACAATGTAGGAGATAAAGGGGATTGAAGGGAGATATTGATAAGTCGCTTGTTATCAAAAATAGTCTTATGGCTAAGTTTGCAAGGTCGTAATAAATAGGGAAAGCTAGGAGAATGTCACATCTCAAGAGGCTATTACAAAGTAACTCTACCTATAGAGAAGCATCCCTGGCCTTATAAGCTTTCTTCGTTCCAGAAGGGAAGTAATATAACCATAGATAGTGGATGTTTGGTATTGTTTTCAATTGAGTAAAGGTATTTGAAAAAGTTCGGTGATATGTAGTTGCCATGGATGCATGTCACCACAGTTTCGAGAGTTTCGCAGTTTGATGGCACCGACCATTGATTGTTTAAAGGGAAAGACTTTCCAATCAACACCAGAGGGCCGGCGAGCTTTgacaaaatcaaaatcaagagaTTTGAGCCACACTAGTCTTTAACTCTTCCTAATTTCAATGAAGTTTTTGTGGTGGAGTGTGATGCTTCATCAAAGGAAGTTGGAGCTATATATTCTCAGTCAAGAAGGAAGGCACATAACATTCTTCATTGAGAAGCTATATTCACCTACTCATGATGCTTAATTTTATGTGGTTGTTCAAGCTCTCTGGCATTAGAGGCTTTAACATCAAGTGTTTATTCTACTCATCGATCAGGAGACTTTGAGGAATGTTCAAGGGAAGGATATGCTGGGTAATCGGTGTGTGAGTTAGGTGAATTTTCTGTCTGCAGGAGTACCACCTCCAAAGCATAGGTTAGGATCTTTAAATTGGGTAGTTGATGCTTCTAGTAGGAGGGGATGACTGCTTACTGTCATGAAGGTCCGAGCGATTGGTTTGGACTCTTTCAGAGATCCATATGCAAAGGACCAGGTGTTTAAAGAGCTTGATGGCTGAAGTGTAGTCTTGCAAGAGGCCTTGACTACAAAGTAAAAGATGGTCATATATTTAGAGGAGTCCAGCTTTGCATTCCAGACTGCTCATTGAGGGAGAAGATCATTGAGGGGCTCCATGGACAAGGTCACTTCGGCAAGGACTAAATATTTGCTTAGGTCTACAGTGGCTACTCTTGGTCCAAGATGAAGCATGATGTAGATTGTGTTCTTGGAATTGCCAGAAGAACACAGAGGGATTGGATCCTGTTTTTGTTCTTGTGGATCGCCTTTCCAAGATGGTGCGTGCTTTCAATATTGTTAAATTGTTCTTCAAAGAGACAAGTGCATCTCGAGTCTATTCATAAGTCTGTCTCCGAATGGATTAGGGGTGCAAACGAGTTGCTTGAGCTCGAGTCGGATCCGAGCTCGACTCCACTTACCTACTACCGAGCTCgagtaaaaaaaattgcatatgcATGCGCTCAACTCAGCTCAGCTCAATTGCACCCCTAGAATAGACTGAAGCAGTAGGCAAAAAAAAGTTCATGCAGTTACCTTTCATGTTATATACACCAGAATTCTGTGGTGTGCATACATCCACATGTATGCACAGCATAGAAAATGCTCTCAAGCATTTCCCTAGGTTCATCCACTTCATCCATTTATACAAGAAATTTTGTTCCCCTGCTTGTGGGTGAGAATCAGGTGCCAATTCTACCATTCATCAAGCTCCAACACAAGACAGTTCTCTATATTTCTGTGTTGAATACCAAATTTATTCTACGTTCTTTTGATTTCCATCTTACAACATCGATGATTGCAGCCAAAACTTCAACTCTTGCTGTAGAATTTCATACAAGTATCTTCATGAAATAATCCCATTTTTTCCACTATTTACTTAGTATTCCACTGTTCAGGACTGTCACGGTgtgttcttttgatctccatcTTCCAAGTACGATAATTAAAATGAAAAGTTCAGCTCTTGCTATAGAATTCTACAGCAATTACCTTTACAAATAATCCCGGTTTCCCACCTTTTACTTAGTATTCTACTTTTCTTGACTCCGAATCGGGATTGGGATGTATGAATTGACAAATGGAATTGAATCAAGAAATTTAAGCTGAGACAAATGGTTGCTGATCATGAAGAAGACAGAACTAGAATCAGACAACAAAACAACTAGACAACTAAATTGCTGAAAAACATCAATTGCCTAACAAAAATCCATGAacccaaacatgaaaagaaaaagaaattctgGAATTAAAATTGAGAAATTtctcaatttttcttttgaaagaaaataagatatGAACGATAAAGTTGGAGAATAGAATCAGAGAGCAAAAATCATGGATAAGAACAAAATCACCATCCAAAATGTGATCGGAAGAATCCCCGCACACATCGCAGGCAGACGACCAGAACAAGCCTGCCCATCACCACCGCCACCAGTCGGCTCCATCTCCCGAAACACTTCTGCACTTCTCGAAAAAAGAGAGTGGAGCACAAGCTTCTCAGAGTCTTCCCTTTTTCCTCTTTTGATGTCAGATCCCGGCCTTGATTATTTCGGCATAAGATCAATCTGGGTGTATGTCAAACTTTTAGCCCCCAGATTTATCTTATCTTAATGGATCGGATTTTTGGGTGAAGAAGCAGTCCATTGTGGTTTAAGAATGTAACATCCAATGCTCAGGATGTTGTCAACCTTGTGTATCAGTCATGGCAACTTTAGGCAAGACAGGCTTTCTCTAAGGCCTATGGGATCACTTAGTGGGACAGGACACCTATCTTATTACATACAGAACTAAGAAGCAGAATTAAGTTTCCATGTTATGCAGTTCACTGTTGTGTTTTATGTTAACAGTTGACTCTTTCATCTTTCGTCTAATATACTtacaatcacaaaagaaaaaagaaaaaaaaactattggTTAACATACACTTGGCTTTGTTATAGTCTGTATGCCTACTGATTATGGGACAGAAGATCATGCAGTGCTCACAATCATCAGGAGACATACCTGAGACCGGCTTAAACAAATCCAACAGCATTGTCGTCACCATTAGATCTTATTTGACTGCAGGTTCTCACTATCAGGATGGTCTGATGGTCGAAGTTCACCATATGAACTAGCAACAAAAACTCACTGTCAAAAAGGCCGCTGTACTTCTACTTTATTTGATCCCATCACAACTGATCTATATTCAAAGGAGGAGGATCCAACCCCaaacaaaactaaaaaaattatgagaatTTATAGCTCCCCTGTCAAAATTTAACTCCACATATTATACTTgctattctttttcttcctcaagCACCATCTCATAAGGGACAGTTGCATTGGATGACAACTGATAGAAGAGCTGGAAGTACATCTATAAACCCTCTTCAGAATATCACAGTAGAAAGCTTTGTTGTATTACTTTTAATTTAAACCATACATACATTACGATCGAAGTATCAGATGCATTTGCACATGCCCAATGCTGGTTTTAATACCAAACAAGTTGCAGGTTTTTAGTTCTTTTTCATAAGGTCAATCAAAATTCTGAAGCCTTGGAAATATTCCCCAATTTTTtcctagcaaacaacaaatttTAAGCTCCATGCTCACAAAAGCCTCCCCATATATTCACGGGGCTTAAACATACCATTAAAATAGGTCTTTCTGAGCATCATCCAAAATCATTGCAACTCCTAAGCTTTCTTCATTCTTAATACTATCCTTTTTAATATCTCAAAATTCAATTCAGCACATCCAGTTTGATTATACTACTGCCCAATCTTGTTTCAATACAAAACTACCCTAAATTATTCTCTTGTGTTCCTCTATTAGTGTCAAACATCTGAGTCATCCAACACTATGTTACTACTATCCTTCTAAAACTTTTATTTAGGTCTTGCGATGGACAATCACCTAAGCCCCAAGCAATCTAGCACACTACACTTCAACCCTGCTCTTATGTAATACAAGATATGCCTTTTTTACTCTCCATCTAcctctgcatttttttttggtcCAAAGATCAAAGAACAACTATGGTTTTCACAGAACAGATGAGtttcagaaaaaaatgaaatgaaatgcATATACACTAGATTTTAACGCCACATTTGCATGATACCAATGAAGTAATTTCTGTCAGTTCTATGTCCACTATCTCAAAATTTCTTTACCTTAAATTTATAACCATAATGATTAACAAAACCATGAATCCTTATCCTCACAACACAACTTTCAGCCTCAGTCAAATGAAAACTTCCACAAATGTTCACAACATAAGAAATCATAAAATAGACCTTGCACCGAATCAACCTGCACTACAGCAACTCCTGTATTTCCTGCAATAGAGTCGTTACAAACCTTCTACCAGAATTAAGTATTCACCTCTGCATTCCCAAAATACACCATCAAGGTTTATTTTGTGCATATATTATTCATGATTTAACAAAAAAGTTACAAGTTTCCATTGGTAATCAAGATTAATAAttcttaaacaaaacatcactTAACTAGAAAAGATGACGAGAGTAATGGCTCTCGAGCATTTCTTCACGATCAAATTCATAGATAACATAACTCAAAACATCAAAGACAATAGTTTAAATATCAAATTAAGTTGTATCAACAACAATGTTCAGTAGTGAATATGCATAAAACCAATAATATGATAACCATTGACCATTcaattttccaaaaaaaaggcAAGAGAATGGATTCAATTCTACACAAAGGACAGCAAACAACGTTGGCATCCTAAGCACTTGTTTTCATGGATACaatcttaagtaaaatggtACATACAATGAGAGGAATGCAACAGTCAATGCAAACTAGGATGATCTCTTGGCTACTGATACAGATAATGGACAGTCATGATATGCGTGCACTGTTAAATAAACTAATAGAACAATTGGAGAGACTGATGACAATCAGTAGCTTTGCATGAATAGAAGCACCCAGTATAGCACACATTCaagcaaatgaaaagaaatcaCAAATAACCATGATGTCCCTACAACAACATAATCCAGTAACATTGCCAATCCAAATAAGAGGCACCATATTAAGCAAAAACTACTGCACCAATTAAAGAACATAATAAAGATTTACCAACGTATCTGTAGAAAATTTACCAAGAAAAGTTCTCAGTAAAACTATTTGAGAACCAACAATGGAATCTTGATCATTCTCGCCAATAGCACTACCGACTTAACTAAAACATAAAACCCAGCAGACAAAAATTCCAATGTTCCACTGGACAAACATAAAACGGTCCCTTGAGATGAGTATAATCCTCAAATCAAAAATCCAAAAGACGGCCGCCCTACGAGTGAAACGAAAATTCTTCTATCTTCAAATTGAATGAAAGAGGTAGGTGGAGCTCTCTAATCGAATAGGCTGAATCCCATGTCGTCATCGCTCTCCTCCTTCGGCTCCTCCTGCATCACCAACAAGAACCGAAAAGAATTAACATACTCAATACCCTCAAAACCTCAATCTtatcatatataaaaataaaaaaaattgaacttgaagaagaaaTCCACCTTCTCCTCAGCTGCGGGCGCGGCAGCAGCGGCAGCCGCACCGCCAGCACCACCCGCCGGCGCCGCGACAGCAACCGGGGCGCCGCCTCCCCCTACATTAGACGACCCAATAAGCAACAAGATATAGGCAAAATCAGAACTTTTTCTTGAACAGATTACACGAAGAAAGGAAGCGATGGTTTCGAACCAGATCCAACGCTCAATATGAGGTCGTCGACGCTCCTCTTCTCGAGCAGCTTCGCGAAGAGCGGAGCCCAGTAGGAGTCAATCTTCAGGGTGGCGGCCTTCACCAAGGTGGAGATCTTCTCCGCCTGCGAGTCAATCAAATCAAAACGGTAGCTTTAGATTACGAGAAGCAATCAATCCCTAGAAAAggcggaagaagagaagaaccgTGACGGGGATGCCATCGTCGTGGAGGATGAGGGCCGCGTAGGAGCAGGCAAGCTCTCCGGTGGACATCGTTGCGAACCAATCGAGCGATCTGCTAAGATTTCAAGGGGAAGCGAAGAAGAAGTGAGATATTTGGACGCGATTTCGTTGGGAAAAAATGGGTAGAGAGAGATGGGTGCCCGTGCGGCCGTGCCTCCTTGGTCTCTCTCCTTGGATCCTCTAGGGTTTTGAATTTATAGGAGAAGAGCCAATTAGGGTATTGGAGTCCATGGAGGAGCGGATTCCAGGCTGGCCTGCAATTGATGGGCTTGGCGGGGGCAGCCCAGTGCTGTGTCTCCCACCCACGtttaagtgttttttttttttttttttttttttttgtaaaaacagctactcatttcatataactctaacgtgagtacaatcTGTCAAATCGCGGGAAAATAAAAGATACAAAGAGGGGTGAATGTCTGATACAGATGTCCAAAGAAAATTCCCGGAATGCCGGGCAacaaaagaggcgacccagtctgcagccctgttcgcctccctgAATACATGTTCTATCTGAACATCACCTATCAACCGCGCTATCCTACGGGTCTCCCGAATGAGGGGATGACCATCCCTAAACCGATCCGCCCCTCGGAGCCAGTCGATAACCACAGAAGAATCTCCCTCGAGGCATACCCGCTCCACACCAAGTAGCTGCCACGTATAGGATATACCCTCCCACGCTGCCTGTAGCTCTGCCAAGACCACTGTGAGACCTGGCGTGCGTCGCCCTCCTGCTGCTATCATCCTACCAAGGtggtccctgatcacaaatccaaccccTCCAGTCACACCATCCACTAACCGACTGCCGTCGAAATTTACTTTGAGatagccaaggggtgggggtatcCAAAAAACAAGGGCAAACCGGGGCGCTGAAGCAGCGTGAagagtaccccagatgtccctagctATTCCAGAAGAAAACCCAACGGTAGCTGCAAGAACCTCCCTCGCATATAACGTTgctctgtccaccaccatcTTCGGAGGCGACCTCCTCCCCTCAAACAGGCcggcattcctgtccaaccagatGTAATAGGACAAGTATGCCACCACAATCCCGGCCTCAGCAGATCCGAGGCTCCGCGTGGATACTCTCAGCATATGAATCAAATCCTGCGCAGAGACCACCGAATCGGGTAGTAGGACCGGTGACCTCCTTCATATCTCTCGGGCTCTAGGGCAATGCAGAAGGACATGCTCGGTCATCTCCTCGATATCTGCACACTCCTCACAGCACTGAGAGACTGCCATGCCACGCCGAACTAATAAGCTCCTCGTAGGAAGGcagccccaggccaccttccagatgaataaTGCCACATGGGGGTGAATCTGCAGCCTCCATATCCAACCACCCTCAATCTAACGAGCTGGCTCCCTACCGATCAAGGCATGAAGATCTCTAGCACGAACATGCAACCATCCCCTCGGCATCCATACTAGcctgtccccccccccccccccggaggGAACAGGAAGAGATAGAACCGACTCCGCCAGCTGCTCCCCAAAAATCTCACGGATCATCTCCTCCCTTCATCGACCCCCCTCTAAGGTCAGCAGCTCGCTAACCCTGCAGCCTGCTAATCTCgtcgagtccaccatggtcAGCAAGCGACAGATCGGTAGCTCGGTCACCCAGCTGTCCTTCAGCACATCAATAGACCGACCATCACCTATGGTCCATCTGATCTCCGGAAGCACCACCACAGCTCTAGTACATATCTCCCTCCAGATTGGAGAGCCGTGACGGCCGGCTCGCACCCCGGGAGCCAAGgcgccatacttggccctcatcagcgAGGATCACATACTCTCGGGCTCAAGCACAAATCTAGCCGCATGTCTAGCTGCTAAGGTCTCCCGCCTCGCCACcagggactgcacccccaaaccTCCATAGCTAGTCGGCTGGCACACCACATCCCATGCCAGCAAATGGACTCCACCTCTGCCACTGCTCCTCCCCCAAATAAAATTCCTGAATAGCTGCTCAAGGGACCTCAAGACTGTAACTGGAATGATAGTGTTGGAAAGTAGGTAGATAGGGATCAAAGTAAGAACTGATCGAACCAGAGTGATCCTACCCATCATAGAAAGTGTATACATCTGCCACCCCTCTAATCTGCGTCTGATACTAAGCTCCAGGGATGTACAGTCCCTACGCCGCAGCCGCTGGCCCGAGAGTGGGACCCTCAAGTATGTCATCGTGCCCTCCTGCTCTCAGGAAAACCTATTTCCATTGCATGAGAAGTAATTGAATTTTGTTCTTCAGTTCATGtttaaaaagcatttatattCTAAAATCTAATTATTAGAGGAAAATTACTGATAGTACTTCTATGCAGCTCCTCATTAGCTTGGAGtgctttcttttactttttcttcTAGTCAATAATGATTTGGAGGCTTATCACAAAAATTTAATTGCCCTAATTTTAATTCTACAAAGATTTGTACCAGAATGATAATTTTTGAGCATAGTATATTTAATCTTGTAAATTGTAtatttcttcttgattatatatatcattttttatatcAAAAATGCCCTCCCACATTTCCTATGATATCTTACTTATTCTCTGTTATTAATACTTTTTAACAAGAGAAGAAGACATATGGAAAGATTGCGTTGCTTTTGAAATCGAAGCTAATAAAAAGATTTTGttgaatcaattttttttcgaATTTGTGTTGGATATGCATGTTCGCTACTTTATAACATGGGCAGAATGTCCCTCACCCTCTGCACCAAAATCTTCGCAATGGCCTTATAGAAAGTAGTGCAGAGGCTGATTGGCCAGAAGCGGCCCGGCTTCGTAAGATCCAGCCTCCTCGAAATCAGGGTGATGAAGGTCCGCTTCCAATCACTTGACATCGTCGCAGTAGTAAAAAACTGCTGGACAACTGTCATCACCTCTTGCCTGACAATATGGCAATATCTCAGGAAAGAAGACTGCGAAAAGCCATCTGACTCTGGGGCCTTGTCCTCCCTCAAGGACTAGAGGGCTCCCTGTCCTGACCATGGCCTAACTCAGAGTCGGAATCGAGTGGACTCACCTTGTCACccgtttaaatatttttttattagattaAGTTTGTTCACCATTTTTGTAAGTAATATTCGGCTAGTTAGATAACTCTATATTATCCATCCTTAAACAAGTATCTAAATGAGCAACAACTCATTGTTGAAACCTCAGATCTAGGCTCAAGCTTAGCCTCCCCATTCTCGTGTACTACATGGTTGGTCTTCAAACTTCCACCAAGATTTGAAATAGCATGGTATTCCTTTATAATGGCCAACACGGTAGTTGCTATAATTCATCATAGTAATGGTTGTCATAATAATGATTATATCAACATTATACCTAGTTGACCTTTGACCAAGAATTCTGTAAGATTGTTCTAACAATGTTATAATAGTTATTATAACACATGAATAATGGACCAATAATTTGCATGGGTCCATGCTTTTGTAGTTGTATTTTTGAAGCTTCTATTGTTGTAGGATGT
This Phoenix dactylifera cultivar Barhee BC4 unplaced genomic scaffold, palm_55x_up_171113_PBpolish2nd_filt_p 001451F, whole genome shotgun sequence DNA region includes the following protein-coding sequences:
- the LOC120108637 gene encoding 60S acidic ribosomal protein P1-like, whose translation is MSTGELACSYAALILHDDGIPVTAEKISTLVKAATLKIDSYWAPLFAKLLEKRSVDDLILSVGSGGGGAPVAVAAPAGGAGGAAAAAAAPAAEEKEEPKEESDDDMGFSLFD